From a region of the Daphnia pulicaria isolate SC F1-1A chromosome 1, SC_F0-13Bv2, whole genome shotgun sequence genome:
- the LOC124341379 gene encoding protein amalgam-like isoform X1, with protein MVSYLTVVALSVLLAAMVLGAPSESLLSDDHDDFEAADVGGDDYDEEEEMNSSYKKPNFTSMAQHFRVRMGDNVRLPCEVDELGPGYTLLWKREEGDILTAGSVLIVKDTRISHEGNSLIIRNISLVDQGSYICQISTQDQRELRHVIDILVPPSVKPVPSTGLAVVKKGEPVTLSCEVAGNPLPVVTWTREGAKKFPDGQKTMLGHMITFVKTDRHHSGVYTCTAENSEGSPAKGVINLEVTYEPEIEVELNLVTIAEGYNTELTCTVHGEPKPNVFWSKNGERLDSATGPNTPHHRYVQTSTGSRHVLSIDNVQSHDFANYTCHGENRFGRDHKTIEMTGVASTATLKRNKPLTNGVELEWVTVSHTPLMEYRLRYRRPSASHWEELLLKANEQDSEQGGMLFNHVHQLHGLASATEHELTIESKNKFGWSRPLHVEFTTLPEGASESSVTEAAVHEAGRVTGSAAHQTSWSAVSATIVLTLAAILC; from the exons TTTTGTTGGCGGCGATGGTGCTGGGCGCGCCGTCCGAGTCTTTGCTGTCGGACGATCACGACGACTTTGAGGCGGCCGACGTCGGCGGCGACGACTacgacgaggaggaggagatgaACTCGTCGTACAAGAAACCCAATTTCACGTCGATGGCCCAGCACTTCCGCGTCCGCATGGGCGACAACGTCCGGCTGCCGTGCGAAGTCGACGAACTCGGCCCCGGCTACACTCTGCTGTGGAAGCGCGAGGAAGGCGACATCCTGACGGCCGGCTCGGTTCTCATCGTCAAGGATACTCGCATTTCGCACGAGGGCAATTCCCTCATCATCCGCAACATCTCGCTCGTCGATCAGGGATCCTATATCTGTCAGATTTCCACACAAGATCAAAGGGAACTCAGACATGTCATCGACATTCTCG TGCCACCTAGTGTGAAACCTGTTCCGTCCACTGGACTCGCCGTCGTCAAAAAAGGAGAGCCGGTGACTTTGTCTTGTGAAGTCGCTGGTAATCCACTTCCGGTCGTCACCTGGACCCGAgag GGAGCCAAGAAGTTCCCTGATGGACAGAAAACCATGCTGGGCCATATGATTACATTCGTCAAGACCGACCGACACCATTCTGGCGTTTACACGTGCACGGCAGAGAATTCAGAGGGCAGCCCGGCCAAGGGCGTCATCAATCTCGAAGTCACCT ATGAGCCGGAAATCGAAGTGGAGTTGAACCTGGTAACCATCGCCGAGGGATACAACACGGAATTGACGTGCACCGTTCACGGCGAGCCCAAGCCCAACGTCTTCTGGTCCAAAAACGGGGAGCGACTCGACTCGGCCACGGGACCCAACACGCCCCACCATCGCTACGTCCAGACGTCGACTGGCTCACGCCACGTCCTATCGATCGACAACGTCCAGAGTCACGACTTCGCCAATTACACCTGCCACGGCGAGAACCGATTCGGCCGCGACCACAAAACCATCGAAATGACGG GTGTTGCCAGCACGGCGACGCTCAAGCGCAACAAACCGCTGACCAACGGCGTCGAGCTCGAGTGGGTCACAGTCAGTCACACTCCGTTGATGGAGTACCGTTTGCGCTACCGACGCCCTTCG GCCTCTCACTGGGAAGAGCTTTTGCTCAAGGCTAACGAGCAGGATTCTGAGCAAGGAGGCATGCTCTTCAATCACGTTCATCAACTTCACGGGCTGGCGTCTGCGACGGAACACGAATTGACCATCGAGTCCAAGAACAAGTTCGGCTGGTCGAGACCACTCCACGTCGAGTTCACCACTTTGCCCGAAG GAGCAAGTGAATCTTCAGTGAcag aAGCCGCCGTACACGAAGCCGGCCGAGTGACTGGCAGCGCTGCCCATCAAACAAGCTGGTCTGCTGTTTCTGCCACCATCGTTCTGACATTGGCTGCCATTCTTTGTTAg
- the LOC124341379 gene encoding protein amalgam-like isoform X2, whose translation MVSYLTVVALSVLLAAMVLGAPSESLLSDDHDDFEAADVGGDDYDEEEEMNSSYKKPNFTSMAQHFRVRMGDNVRLPCEVDELGPGYTLLWKREEGDILTAGSVLIVKDTRISHEGNSLIIRNISLVDQGSYICQISTQDQRELRHVIDILVPPSVKPVPSTGLAVVKKGEPVTLSCEVAGNPLPVVTWTREGAKKFPDGQKTMLGHMITFVKTDRHHSGVYTCTAENSEGSPAKGVINLEVTYEPEIEVELNLVTIAEGYNTELTCTVHGEPKPNVFWSKNGERLDSATGPNTPHHRYVQTSTGSRHVLSIDNVQSHDFANYTCHGENRFGRDHKTIEMTGVASTATLKRNKPLTNGVELEWVTVSHTPLMEYRLRYRRPSASHWEELLLKANEQDSEQGGMLFNHVHQLHGLASATEHELTIESKNKFGWSRPLHVEFTTLPEEAAVHEAGRVTGSAAHQTSWSAVSATIVLTLAAILC comes from the exons TTTTGTTGGCGGCGATGGTGCTGGGCGCGCCGTCCGAGTCTTTGCTGTCGGACGATCACGACGACTTTGAGGCGGCCGACGTCGGCGGCGACGACTacgacgaggaggaggagatgaACTCGTCGTACAAGAAACCCAATTTCACGTCGATGGCCCAGCACTTCCGCGTCCGCATGGGCGACAACGTCCGGCTGCCGTGCGAAGTCGACGAACTCGGCCCCGGCTACACTCTGCTGTGGAAGCGCGAGGAAGGCGACATCCTGACGGCCGGCTCGGTTCTCATCGTCAAGGATACTCGCATTTCGCACGAGGGCAATTCCCTCATCATCCGCAACATCTCGCTCGTCGATCAGGGATCCTATATCTGTCAGATTTCCACACAAGATCAAAGGGAACTCAGACATGTCATCGACATTCTCG TGCCACCTAGTGTGAAACCTGTTCCGTCCACTGGACTCGCCGTCGTCAAAAAAGGAGAGCCGGTGACTTTGTCTTGTGAAGTCGCTGGTAATCCACTTCCGGTCGTCACCTGGACCCGAgag GGAGCCAAGAAGTTCCCTGATGGACAGAAAACCATGCTGGGCCATATGATTACATTCGTCAAGACCGACCGACACCATTCTGGCGTTTACACGTGCACGGCAGAGAATTCAGAGGGCAGCCCGGCCAAGGGCGTCATCAATCTCGAAGTCACCT ATGAGCCGGAAATCGAAGTGGAGTTGAACCTGGTAACCATCGCCGAGGGATACAACACGGAATTGACGTGCACCGTTCACGGCGAGCCCAAGCCCAACGTCTTCTGGTCCAAAAACGGGGAGCGACTCGACTCGGCCACGGGACCCAACACGCCCCACCATCGCTACGTCCAGACGTCGACTGGCTCACGCCACGTCCTATCGATCGACAACGTCCAGAGTCACGACTTCGCCAATTACACCTGCCACGGCGAGAACCGATTCGGCCGCGACCACAAAACCATCGAAATGACGG GTGTTGCCAGCACGGCGACGCTCAAGCGCAACAAACCGCTGACCAACGGCGTCGAGCTCGAGTGGGTCACAGTCAGTCACACTCCGTTGATGGAGTACCGTTTGCGCTACCGACGCCCTTCG GCCTCTCACTGGGAAGAGCTTTTGCTCAAGGCTAACGAGCAGGATTCTGAGCAAGGAGGCATGCTCTTCAATCACGTTCATCAACTTCACGGGCTGGCGTCTGCGACGGAACACGAATTGACCATCGAGTCCAAGAACAAGTTCGGCTGGTCGAGACCACTCCACGTCGAGTTCACCACTTTGCCCGAAG aAGCCGCCGTACACGAAGCCGGCCGAGTGACTGGCAGCGCTGCCCATCAAACAAGCTGGTCTGCTGTTTCTGCCACCATCGTTCTGACATTGGCTGCCATTCTTTGTTAg
- the LOC124341776 gene encoding proliferation-associated protein 2G4-like yields the protein MADKDKDEQEKTIAEDFVVTKYKMAGEISNRVIQGVIAQCVAGASVRELCTLGDKLLLEETVKVFKKEKELKKGIAFPTCVSVNNCVCHFSPLASDTDVELKDGDVVKIDLGAHVDGFIASVAHTVVVGSSPSTKITGRKADILLAAHYASEAALRLMKPGTENQAVTSVVQTIAESYKCKPIEGMLSHQLKQFEIDGEKSIIQNPNEIQRKEHEKSTFELHEVYAIDVLISSGEGVGKEMDTRTTVFKKTNETYMLKMKASRALFTEVNSKCGTMPFSLRNLEDEKKARMGVLECVSHKLLEPFHVLYEKPNEIVAQFKFTVLLMPNGPQKITGLPFDPTAFQTENSITDEEVKKLITSSTRSKPNKKKKPATTEVKKEAAPVTAN from the exons ATGGCAGACAAAGATAAAGATGAACAAGAAAAGACCATCGCCGAAGATTTCGTGGTTACAAAATATAAGATGGCCGGCGAAATTTCCAATC GCGTGATTCAAGGAGTCATTGCCCAATGTGTAGCAGGAGCTTCAGTTCGAGAACTCTGCACACTGGGAGACAAGTTGCTGCTTGAAGAAACCGTCAAGGTCtttaagaaggaaaaagaattgaagaaaGGCATTGCTTTCCCAACCTGTGTCTCTGTCAACAACTGTGTCTGccatttttctcctttggcTAGTGACACAGATGTGGAACTGAAAGACGGTGATGTTGTTAAAAT TGATCTAGGTGCTCACGTTGATGGCTTCATTGCATCTGTGGCTcacactgttgttgttggcagtTCACCATCAACTAAAATTACAGGCCGCAAAGCTGACATTCTCCTGGCAGCTCACTATGCCTCTGAAGCTGCTCTCAGGTTAATGAAACCTGGTACAGAG aatcaaGCAGTTACCAGCGTTGTTCAAACGATCGCCGAAAGCTACAAGTGCAAACCCATCGAAGGAATGCTTAGCCACCAATTGAAGCAGTTTGAGATCGACGGTGAAAAATCGATTATTCAAAACCCGAACGAGATCCAACGTAAAGAGCACGAAAAAAGTACCTTTGAACTCCACGAAGTGTACGCAATCGATGTTCTGATTAGCTCTGGAGAGGGAGTG GGCAAGGAGATGGACACTCGAACGACCGTGTTCAAAAAAACCAATGAGACGTACATGCTGAAGATGAAGGCTTCCCGTGCTCTTTTCACGGAAGTCAACTCAAAGTGCGGCACGATGCCGTTCTCCCTTCGCAATCTGGAAGACGAGAAGAAAGCCCGCATGGGAGTCCTCGAGTGTGTCTCACACAAATTGCTCGAACCCTTCCACGTTCTCTACGAGAAACCTA ATGAAATTGTGGCCCAATTCAAGTTCACCGTCTTGTTGATGCCCAACGGTCCGCAGAAGATCACTGGTCTTCCATTTGATCCCACGGCCTTCCAGACGGAGAACAGCATCACCGACGAGGAAGTCAAGAAACTAATAACCTCCTCCACTCGTAGCAAGcctaacaagaagaagaagcctgcAACAACTGAAGTGAAAAAG GAAGCAGCACCTGTAACAGCCAATTAA